A genomic region of Denticeps clupeoides chromosome 17, fDenClu1.1, whole genome shotgun sequence contains the following coding sequences:
- the LOC114767470 gene encoding LOW QUALITY PROTEIN: ras association domain-containing protein 8 (The sequence of the model RefSeq protein was modified relative to this genomic sequence to represent the inferred CDS: inserted 1 base in 1 codon) has translation MTRLKAVLCSGDLCXVLQMELKVWVDGVVRVVCGLSEETSCQDVVIALAQAIGQTGRYVLIQRLRDTERQLLANEKPLESLAKLGQHGSEVQFFLRRTGPSSSDVPGPDRGLPLPKLPEPEHLKRREPKKSLTFNLGPSSSPRAKSKQPRKTPRDSPDQKVPHASNGLSSLAGPTKQEVFRHVLQQQERLAALEAQMEALERESQAWEQPLPTSGPGLQDELDALEQAVRRNQAELIHEDYWEEELRVETEREGSMRRKLGELHAKMDDCGRRLHEFSTRSAQLELEIQRESKGSKAPSSQTGLEKSVDSVQAELQSQQRQGAELQAELSETEKAMGKAESLLEAKQEELEELNKELRQCNLQHFIQQTGTLPGHSSSRTDLTEQLEHVDLAQLLQERYKDSNSPPRPTAKQFLGHPRNLQHPLVSRLNPEVLTSRESSWR, from the exons ACTGAAGGCAGTGCTATGCAGTGGTGACCTGT CAGTgctgcagatggagctgaaaGTGTGGGTGGATGGAGTGGTGCGTGTGGTCTGTGGCTTGTCTGAGGAGACGTCCTGCCAAGATGTGGTCATTGCCCTTGCCCAGGCTATTG GTCAAACGGGTCGGTATGTGCTCATTCAGAGGTTAAGGGACACAGAGCGGCAGctgctggccaatgagaagCCCCTGGAGTCGCTAGCCAAGCTTGGTCAGCATGGCAGCGAAGTCCAGTTCTTCCTCCGTCGCACCGGCCCCAGTAGCAGTGACGTTCCAGGTCCGGACAGAGGTCTTCCGCTCCCAAAACTGCCTGAGCCTGAACACCTGAAACGAAGGGAGCCCAAGAAGTCCCTTACCTTCAACCTTGGTCCCTCCAGCTCACCCAGAGCCAAGTCCAAACAGCCCCGAAAAACACCCAGAGACTCTCCCGATCAGAAAGTTCCCCATGCCTCCAATGGGCTATCTTCCCTTGCCGGCCCGACAAAGCAGGAGGTGTTCCGGCATGttctgcagcagcaggagcgGTTGGCAGCTCTGGAGGCTCAGATGGAGGCCCTGGAGCGAGAGAGCCAGGCATGGGAGCAGCCTCTCCCAACGTCAGGGCCTGGCCTGCAGGATGAGCTGGACGCGCTGGAGCAGGCCGTGAGGCGGAACCAAGCCGAGCTCATCCACGAGGACTACTGGGAGGAGGAGTTGAGGGTGGAGACGGAGCGGGAAGGCAGCATGAGGCGGAAGCTCGGAGAGCTGCACGCCAAGATGGACGACTGCGGCCGGCGGTTGCACGAATTCTCCACGCGCTCTGcacagctggagctggagatcCAGAGGGAAAGCAAAGGGTCCAAGGCTCCATCCAGTCAGACGGGCTTAGAGAAGTCTGTTGATTCGGTCCAAGCAGAGCTCCAGAGCCAACAGAGGcaaggggcggagttacaggCGGAGCTGAGTGAGACAGAGAAGGCCATGGGAAAAGCAGAGTCACTGCTAGAG GCCAAACAGGAGGaactggaggagctgaacaaagAGCTGAGGCAGTGCAACCTGCAGCATTTCATCCAGCAGACAGGCACCCTTCCTGGTCACTCCAGCTCCCGCACCGACCTCACGGAGCAGCTGGAGCATGTGGATCTCGCCCAGCTGCTGCAAGAACGATATAAGGACAGCA ATTCGCCTCCTCGTCCCACAGCCAAGCAGTTCCTGGGGCACCCTCGCAACCTCCAGCATCCCCTGGTGTCCAGACTCAACCCtgagg TCCTGACATCCAGGGAGTCTTCATGGAGGTAA